The Stygiolobus azoricus genome window below encodes:
- the sul7s gene encoding winged-helix single-stranded DNA-binding protein Sul7s produces the protein MSSVKDEVERLMKERGWITFNELLKLVNRPAPEVNDALIELMKENKITRHGRYFHYVRNSLN, from the coding sequence ATGAGTTCAGTGAAAGACGAAGTTGAGAGACTAATGAAAGAGAGGGGTTGGATAACCTTTAATGAGCTATTGAAATTAGTTAACAGACCAGCACCAGAGGTAAACGACGCCCTAATAGAGTTAATGAAGGAAAATAAGATAACCAGACATGGTAGGTACTTTCATTATGTTCGAAATTCTTTGAATTAA
- the queC gene encoding 7-cyano-7-deazaguanine synthase QueC gives MCSVSGVLILKPENYKEIEVKLIEILKKAEDRGRDSFGVAVIQSDGKTKVVKSVGRPSLNEEKLKGILDETSRVVIANNRAEPTTEYVKDKNYNEIQPFEGERYIVTHNGIIANDSELEKKYKVRKQSKIDSSVIPPILDKAWNGDLEALKKILQDVKGSFAFIIGDKSDPNTIYVAQNFKPVYMMYDKELGAIFFTSLDEYFSIKPLDSVFVRKLNPYSIVKVSNNMEIKEIPLLDEKPKRKVLVIASGGLDSTVAATYLLKNGYEVTLLHFNYHHKAEEKEKEAVKKIAEFLQVPYMMIDTDLFKIVGHSTLLKGGGEIVKDRRGEEGAEFAHEWVPARNLVFFSVALAIAEAHGYDAIASGINLEEAGAYPDNEMEFVRLFAKLSPYATGPNKKVDVLMPVGNLVKHEIVKLGVEIGAPLHLTWSCYEGGEKHCGRCGPCYMRKKAFEINGLKDPVEYEG, from the coding sequence ATGTGTAGTGTTTCAGGAGTACTTATACTTAAACCTGAGAACTATAAAGAGATCGAAGTCAAGCTTATAGAGATTTTGAAGAAAGCGGAAGATAGAGGAAGGGATAGTTTCGGAGTTGCAGTAATTCAGAGTGATGGTAAGACTAAGGTAGTAAAGTCGGTCGGAAGACCTTCGTTAAATGAGGAGAAGTTAAAAGGGATTTTAGATGAAACCAGTAGGGTTGTAATAGCCAATAATAGGGCTGAACCCACAACGGAATATGTAAAAGATAAGAACTATAACGAGATTCAGCCATTTGAAGGAGAACGGTATATCGTTACTCACAATGGCATAATTGCTAATGACTCAGAACTCGAAAAGAAGTACAAAGTCAGGAAGCAAAGTAAGATAGATAGCAGTGTTATTCCTCCAATCTTAGATAAGGCATGGAACGGAGACCTTGAAGCCTTGAAGAAGATCCTTCAAGATGTAAAGGGTAGCTTTGCTTTCATAATAGGTGACAAGTCAGATCCCAACACGATTTACGTCGCCCAAAACTTTAAACCTGTTTACATGATGTACGATAAAGAATTAGGGGCTATATTCTTTACCTCTTTAGACGAATATTTCAGTATTAAGCCCTTAGACAGTGTCTTTGTCAGAAAGCTAAATCCCTACTCAATCGTTAAAGTATCAAACAACATGGAAATAAAGGAAATCCCGTTGTTAGATGAGAAACCAAAGAGGAAGGTTCTAGTGATAGCTAGTGGTGGGCTTGACTCGACTGTTGCAGCTACTTATTTACTTAAGAATGGATATGAGGTAACTTTACTACACTTCAATTATCACCACAAAGCGGAGGAAAAAGAGAAAGAGGCGGTAAAGAAGATCGCTGAATTTTTGCAAGTTCCTTACATGATGATAGACACGGACCTTTTCAAGATTGTTGGACACTCTACGCTACTTAAGGGTGGAGGAGAAATAGTGAAAGACAGAAGAGGTGAAGAAGGAGCCGAGTTCGCACATGAGTGGGTTCCCGCTAGAAACCTAGTATTCTTTTCTGTAGCATTGGCTATTGCTGAGGCACATGGATATGATGCAATAGCCTCGGGAATAAATCTCGAGGAAGCGGGAGCTTATCCTGATAACGAGATGGAGTTTGTGAGACTTTTCGCCAAACTATCACCTTATGCTACTGGTCCTAACAAGAAAGTTGACGTGTTGATGCCCGTAGGGAATTTAGTAAAACATGAAATAGTTAAGTTAGGCGTAGAGATAGGTGCACCGTTACATTTAACGTGGAGTTGCTATGAGGGTGGTGAAAAACATTGTGGTAGGTGTGGCCCTTGTTACATGAGGAAAAAAGCGTTTGAAATTAACGGATTAAAAGACCCAGTAGAATATGAAGGCTAA
- a CDS encoding DEAD/DEAH box helicase: MSQDYLLSRVEERLSYFNIKIAHVYTETALEPDLGSEVDQLTYLQKQLIEELKKNGIKRLYKFQEEAIKKILDGKSILIISGTGTGKTESFLIPALQFALNGKRSVFIYPTKALARDQLDRIKKFSKDLGISVGVFDGDTPDKERDKMYTDPPDILITNPDMIHLGLSLSYRFRNLVRGADLFVFDEVHAYEGVLGAHIRMISDRLREFGNVQIVSSSGTIDASPYLFSELFGIEGEIVKGTLRRKGVAIHSLLNIGSASRWTISAFLASFLIKEGLKVLVFTDSQQMAELIAKIASKFGADIMVHRAGISKEERRVVEDGIKKGRINGIAATSTLELGIDIGDLDAVIMAQNPPSYTKYLQRAGRAGRRNRIGYIFTLLGDDPIDSYYLRRPKEFFERKLTPLTFDPTNIEVLKVHAAACLLEKGKLSVSAIPPNWVKAFKLLEREGMVVIKGEVILPTQKLLPFVRSSRIRSTGPIIRIYDESGKVVGERELPVALFDLYPRAIYLISKHNYVVESIDLDNLKAVVKRVRDDLDYYTKPIYSSHLMSIETLEERKVYGLPVKYGNVRIMEVVEGYAIYDLMGRKDRPREEIYYKEPITFTYETKGLLIKHPILPEFNEIDAMEAFHATEHVLISAARVVAGAGMTDLSGISYPSGHVVIYDSVVGGSGVAKLLFERLEDAYLVAKDITSSCDCEDGCPKCIYSPFCGNNNKVLSRRKSFRLIKTITEERLEEKNDELFGKPIA; the protein is encoded by the coding sequence ATGTCACAAGACTATTTATTATCACGTGTTGAGGAGAGGCTTAGCTACTTTAATATAAAAATTGCACACGTATACACAGAAACAGCTCTAGAGCCCGACTTGGGAAGCGAAGTAGACCAATTAACTTACTTGCAGAAACAACTAATTGAAGAGCTGAAGAAAAACGGCATAAAGAGACTTTACAAATTTCAAGAGGAGGCGATAAAAAAGATCCTTGACGGAAAGAGTATCCTAATTATTTCTGGCACTGGAACGGGTAAAACTGAATCTTTCCTTATCCCAGCACTACAATTCGCACTAAACGGTAAGCGAAGCGTCTTTATCTACCCTACAAAGGCATTAGCGAGAGACCAACTAGATAGGATTAAGAAGTTTTCAAAAGACTTAGGAATTAGTGTAGGGGTATTCGACGGAGACACTCCTGATAAAGAGAGAGACAAGATGTATACAGACCCTCCTGATATACTCATTACAAACCCAGATATGATACACCTTGGACTTTCCTTAAGTTACAGGTTTAGAAATTTGGTAAGAGGTGCAGACTTGTTCGTATTCGACGAGGTACATGCTTATGAAGGGGTGTTAGGAGCACATATAAGGATGATAAGTGATAGGTTAAGAGAGTTTGGTAATGTTCAGATTGTAAGTTCTAGCGGGACTATTGATGCTTCTCCTTATCTGTTTTCTGAGTTGTTTGGGATAGAAGGGGAGATAGTAAAGGGAACCCTCAGGAGAAAGGGGGTAGCGATCCACTCTTTACTTAACATAGGTTCAGCAAGCAGGTGGACGATCTCAGCATTCTTAGCTTCATTTCTAATAAAAGAAGGATTAAAAGTTCTAGTTTTTACAGATTCCCAGCAAATGGCTGAGCTAATCGCAAAGATAGCATCTAAGTTCGGTGCTGACATAATGGTTCACAGGGCTGGGATCAGTAAAGAAGAAAGGAGAGTTGTGGAGGACGGAATCAAGAAGGGAAGAATTAATGGAATCGCAGCTACTTCCACATTGGAATTAGGAATAGACATAGGAGACCTTGATGCTGTTATCATGGCGCAAAATCCTCCCAGTTACACAAAATACTTGCAAAGAGCTGGTAGAGCGGGTAGGAGAAATAGAATAGGTTACATTTTTACCTTACTTGGTGATGATCCTATAGACTCCTATTACTTAAGAAGACCTAAAGAGTTCTTCGAGAGAAAATTGACACCGCTTACTTTCGACCCTACAAATATCGAAGTACTGAAAGTCCACGCGGCAGCATGTCTACTCGAGAAGGGTAAATTATCAGTGAGCGCCATTCCGCCTAACTGGGTTAAAGCGTTCAAGCTATTAGAAAGGGAGGGTATGGTAGTAATTAAAGGAGAGGTTATTTTGCCTACACAAAAGCTACTTCCATTTGTGAGGTCTTCACGTATAAGGAGTACCGGTCCTATTATAAGAATTTACGACGAGAGTGGAAAAGTTGTTGGAGAAAGAGAATTACCGGTCGCGTTATTCGACCTTTATCCAAGAGCGATCTACTTAATTTCAAAACATAATTATGTAGTAGAGTCAATCGATTTAGATAATCTTAAGGCTGTGGTCAAAAGGGTAAGAGATGACTTAGACTATTATACTAAGCCTATTTATTCCTCCCACTTAATGTCCATTGAGACTCTTGAAGAACGGAAAGTATACGGTTTACCAGTAAAGTACGGTAATGTAAGGATCATGGAAGTAGTTGAGGGCTACGCGATCTACGACCTAATGGGAAGGAAGGATAGACCTAGAGAGGAGATCTATTACAAAGAACCTATAACTTTCACTTACGAGACTAAAGGACTGTTAATAAAACATCCTATCCTACCAGAATTCAATGAAATTGATGCCATGGAAGCGTTTCACGCAACAGAGCACGTTCTGATATCAGCTGCTAGAGTCGTAGCTGGAGCTGGTATGACGGACTTATCGGGAATAAGTTACCCTAGTGGCCACGTAGTCATTTACGACTCTGTAGTCGGAGGGAGCGGTGTAGCTAAGCTACTATTCGAAAGGCTAGAAGATGCGTATTTAGTAGCTAAAGATATTACGAGTAGTTGTGATTGTGAGGACGGTTGTCCTAAATGCATTTACAGCCCGTTTTGCGGAAACAACAATAAGGTTTTATCAAGGAGGAAGTCCTTCAGGTTAATAAAGACGATAACTGAGGAAAGATTAGAGGAGAAAAACGACGAATTATTTGGAAAACCTATTGCCTAA
- a CDS encoding M48 family metallopeptidase codes for MSERLALLGSKYVFTVSGIKVYVKNSDQINAFTLGKDKLVITSKILEITPNERRAILAHELAHMELRHYLINKILLVVTVTVGAILGILNQFPTLVIFLMSSLFVQRYIQRKLELQADKLASKVVGVNEMASLLLKYGDRSSSVFSTHPSVVTRVSNLSS; via the coding sequence TTGTCAGAGAGATTAGCGTTACTGGGTTCCAAGTACGTATTTACTGTTAGTGGAATTAAGGTGTATGTAAAAAACTCTGACCAGATAAACGCGTTTACCTTAGGTAAAGATAAGCTTGTAATAACGTCTAAAATTCTAGAAATAACTCCAAATGAGAGAAGAGCGATATTAGCCCATGAACTCGCACATATGGAGTTGAGGCATTACTTAATAAATAAGATTTTGTTGGTAGTTACAGTCACTGTGGGAGCTATATTGGGTATCTTAAATCAATTTCCTACTCTCGTGATTTTCCTAATGAGTAGTTTATTTGTACAAAGGTATATACAAAGGAAATTGGAACTGCAAGCTGACAAGCTAGCAAGCAAGGTTGTGGGAGTTAACGAGATGGCGAGTTTACTCCTAAAATACGGGGATAGGTCTTCTAGTGTATTTTCTACTCATCCATCTGTTGTGACAAGGGTTTCTAACTTGTCTAGTTAG
- a CDS encoding zinc-dependent dehydrogenase — translation MKAVVLENGKAVIKELPKPTIKDIGDVIVKMKACGLCGTDVEKICGQYTASQPILGHEPSGIIEESSVDFLHKGQRVFAHHHVPCYECYYCKHGSPTMCPYYRKTNLDPGGFAEYFRVPAWNVVRGGILVLPDNVSFDEGAFIEPLATVVRAQNRVRVNKGDSVLVVGAGPMGLLHVMMAKAQGAGTVIASDISDYRVEYASKVGADYSLNSRKGDVVSEVKKLTDGRGADIAIIASGAPQAILTGLYAVRKGGYVLLFGVPYKGTILNYDISELLNNEISIISSNAAVEEDTKKALELIAQKKVDVAKLITHRLPLDQFNEAVRIAKEGEAVKIIIYD, via the coding sequence ATGAAGGCTGTAGTCCTTGAAAACGGAAAAGCTGTAATAAAAGAACTACCGAAACCTACAATAAAGGATATAGGAGACGTCATAGTAAAGATGAAAGCTTGTGGTCTCTGCGGGACAGACGTGGAAAAAATATGCGGGCAATACACTGCTTCCCAACCCATTTTAGGACATGAACCTTCGGGAATTATAGAGGAATCTTCAGTAGATTTTTTACACAAGGGACAGAGGGTTTTTGCGCATCACCATGTGCCTTGTTATGAATGTTACTATTGTAAACACGGAAGTCCCACCATGTGTCCCTATTACAGAAAGACAAATCTAGATCCAGGAGGATTTGCGGAGTACTTTAGAGTTCCTGCATGGAACGTAGTAAGGGGAGGAATACTAGTCTTACCAGATAATGTGAGCTTTGATGAAGGGGCGTTTATAGAGCCGTTAGCTACAGTGGTAAGGGCTCAGAACAGAGTGAGGGTTAACAAGGGAGATAGCGTACTGGTAGTAGGGGCAGGACCTATGGGATTACTACACGTAATGATGGCTAAGGCACAAGGGGCGGGAACAGTGATAGCCTCTGACATAAGCGATTATAGAGTCGAGTATGCAAGTAAAGTGGGGGCAGATTATTCACTAAATTCTAGGAAAGGTGATGTAGTATCTGAAGTCAAGAAGTTAACTGATGGAAGGGGTGCTGATATCGCTATAATAGCCTCTGGTGCACCTCAGGCAATACTTACAGGTCTCTATGCCGTAAGAAAAGGGGGATACGTACTACTCTTCGGTGTTCCTTACAAGGGAACTATTCTGAATTACGATATCAGTGAATTGTTAAACAATGAGATCTCAATAATATCAAGCAATGCAGCAGTAGAAGAGGATACAAAGAAGGCATTAGAATTGATAGCCCAAAAGAAAGTCGATGTGGCGAAGTTAATCACTCATAGATTACCGCTTGATCAGTTCAATGAGGCCGTAAGGATAGCTAAAGAGGGCGAAGCCGTAAAGATAATAATATACGATTGA
- a CDS encoding cobalamin biosynthesis protein: MLPILYLAIALDLALGEPPFWFHPVVWSGKISERLIVPYKGKAYGILLWFVSVLPILFILSLLFLIPVPIVKLILAIIFLKTTFSIKMLYTLVKKSVPVNEESRKYTQQLVRRNVYELDEGHVISAAIESLFESLVDGITSPLFWFLLLGFPGALLQRLSNTMDSMVGYKTPELIKEGWFSAKVDTLLNYIPARLTSIFMVISAYIMGIKANGIFEEIRRSKIESFNAKYPITTAAIILGVKLEKPGYYTVGKGNLPTENDLKRALKLFKLTLFFYLLVISIVYYYLYGFALFSYPYGLIELIKR; the protein is encoded by the coding sequence TTGTTGCCAATTCTCTATCTTGCAATTGCTCTTGATCTTGCATTAGGCGAACCTCCCTTTTGGTTTCATCCTGTAGTATGGAGCGGAAAAATTTCTGAAAGGTTGATTGTTCCTTACAAAGGTAAAGCTTACGGAATTTTACTCTGGTTCGTATCAGTATTACCAATACTTTTTATCCTTTCCTTGCTTTTTTTAATCCCAGTACCTATTGTAAAGTTAATTTTAGCAATAATCTTCTTAAAGACCACTTTTTCGATTAAAATGTTATACACACTTGTCAAAAAATCGGTTCCAGTTAACGAGGAGTCGAGAAAATATACGCAGCAGTTAGTAAGAAGAAACGTATATGAGCTTGATGAAGGACACGTTATTTCAGCTGCAATAGAGTCTCTATTTGAAAGCCTTGTAGATGGAATAACTTCTCCCCTATTTTGGTTTCTTCTTTTGGGATTTCCTGGTGCCCTGTTACAGAGACTTTCTAATACCATGGATTCTATGGTTGGATATAAAACGCCTGAACTGATTAAAGAAGGTTGGTTCTCAGCTAAGGTCGATACATTACTCAATTACATTCCTGCAAGGCTTACGTCTATATTTATGGTTATCTCAGCATATATCATGGGGATCAAAGCCAATGGAATTTTTGAGGAAATTAGAAGAAGTAAAATAGAAAGTTTTAATGCCAAATATCCAATTACAACTGCCGCTATAATTCTAGGTGTAAAACTGGAGAAACCCGGATATTATACAGTGGGAAAGGGTAATTTACCTACTGAGAACGACCTAAAAAGGGCTCTCAAATTGTTCAAGTTGACCTTGTTTTTTTATTTATTAGTTATCTCAATCGTATATTATTATCTTTACGGCTTCGCCCTCTTTAGCTATCCTTACGGCCTCATTGAACTGATCAAGCGGTAA
- a CDS encoding adenosylcobinamide-GDP ribazoletransferase: protein MKVFKAILAQLSFFTIIPTISAPLEEIAEFSFTAPLVVGVFTGVLDFLFLYIFHFFLGNTAFLLLIPFVEIIRGFHHLDGLLDYGDALMVKDYQKRLKVLHDVQTGSGAVGLLLVYVIIFIVATMNLKLSVFILLSAEVLSRASAISILALLPPIEGSFLAKVFYDKLNGKWWKFVLIQVEVFLFSPLPLLLAYFLLTVFFLFLCKTTLRGSSGDYVGFVITLSFPLYLLVAEKLCCQFSILQLLLILH from the coding sequence ATGAAGGTATTTAAGGCGATTCTAGCTCAACTTTCCTTTTTCACAATTATCCCTACTATTTCAGCTCCCTTAGAAGAGATAGCGGAGTTTTCATTTACAGCACCACTAGTAGTAGGAGTGTTCACTGGTGTTTTGGACTTTCTATTTCTCTATATTTTTCATTTCTTTTTAGGAAATACAGCATTTCTTCTTTTAATACCTTTCGTAGAGATAATAAGGGGTTTTCATCATCTTGACGGGCTCTTGGATTACGGCGATGCTCTGATGGTTAAAGACTACCAAAAGAGACTCAAGGTTTTACATGACGTTCAAACCGGGTCTGGAGCAGTGGGTCTTCTTTTAGTTTATGTGATAATCTTTATAGTAGCTACAATGAACCTAAAACTTTCTGTTTTTATTCTCTTATCAGCAGAAGTCCTAAGCAGAGCGTCAGCTATATCTATTTTAGCGTTATTACCACCAATTGAAGGCAGCTTTTTAGCTAAGGTTTTTTACGATAAGTTGAACGGTAAATGGTGGAAGTTCGTACTGATCCAGGTAGAGGTTTTCCTCTTTTCCCCTTTACCTCTACTCCTCGCTTACTTTTTACTGACAGTCTTCTTCTTATTTCTGTGTAAGACAACACTAAGGGGGTCTTCTGGTGATTATGTGGGTTTCGTTATAACTTTATCTTTTCCCCTTTACTTATTAGTTGCGGAGAAGCTTTGTTGCCAATTCTCTATCTTGCAATTGCTCTTGATCTTGCATTAG
- a CDS encoding cobyric acid synthase: MAIIIASTMSDSGKSTITAGLVRLFSAIPFKAQNMSLNSYPTLDYGEIAFIQAYQAIGTGLRPERYMNPVLLKPDGKGIEIVFMGQPLGSFSASYYYEQFLPKVWVQVKERIRDDMVIESAGGIEPNFVEKDITAVKLSKELQIPIIFTLDIDRGGAFTSALGAYLSLPQEVRKKVKGFIINKFRGEEKYLEPAIKWLEEKTGMKYLGYLPLFDEPLIMPEDSMNVRNLGEGELDVAIVSYPYMSNFNEFYALKDSNATVRFIKKPAEIAKSDLIILPGSKNTLESLKYLIDKGFVEVLKKKQILGICGGFQIMGRRLKDPYNVEISEGEVNGLGLLDVETIYERDKIVSLSETNLSVNGYEIRRGRIKYLDSGKPLFTITKRGLKEVDVPDGAEKDNYLGYSIHGSMFSEGGKKLLREKFGIKINTKSFKDTVKDEVEKLTIIMEKYLYLDEIRDIYLGK; this comes from the coding sequence ATGGCTATTATAATTGCTTCTACGATGAGTGACTCGGGGAAATCTACTATAACCGCGGGTCTAGTAAGACTGTTTTCCGCTATCCCTTTTAAAGCCCAAAATATGTCACTGAACAGTTATCCTACATTAGATTACGGGGAAATAGCATTTATTCAAGCTTACCAAGCTATAGGCACCGGATTAAGACCAGAACGATATATGAACCCCGTCCTCCTGAAACCGGACGGGAAAGGAATAGAAATAGTTTTTATGGGTCAGCCTTTGGGTAGCTTCTCCGCGTCCTATTATTACGAACAATTTCTACCTAAAGTATGGGTTCAAGTGAAGGAGAGAATTAGGGATGATATGGTAATTGAATCTGCAGGGGGGATAGAACCAAACTTTGTCGAAAAGGACATAACCGCTGTAAAACTTTCGAAAGAACTACAAATCCCAATTATATTTACCTTAGACATAGATAGAGGAGGAGCTTTTACCTCAGCTTTAGGGGCTTATCTGAGTTTACCTCAAGAAGTAAGAAAAAAGGTTAAGGGGTTCATTATAAACAAGTTCAGAGGAGAAGAAAAATACCTCGAACCTGCAATAAAGTGGTTGGAAGAAAAAACTGGAATGAAGTATTTAGGCTACCTCCCTTTATTTGATGAGCCCCTTATAATGCCTGAAGACTCTATGAACGTCCGAAACTTAGGTGAAGGAGAACTCGATGTTGCGATAGTGTCTTATCCCTATATGAGTAATTTCAACGAATTTTACGCACTTAAGGACTCAAACGCGACAGTTAGGTTCATTAAAAAGCCAGCGGAAATTGCTAAAAGTGATTTGATAATTTTACCTGGGAGTAAAAATACTTTAGAGAGCTTAAAATATCTAATAGATAAAGGCTTCGTCGAAGTCCTCAAGAAAAAACAAATCCTCGGAATTTGTGGTGGATTTCAGATCATGGGAAGGAGGCTGAAAGACCCATATAATGTGGAGATTAGCGAAGGGGAGGTAAATGGGCTCGGATTACTTGATGTGGAAACGATTTATGAGAGGGATAAGATCGTATCTTTATCAGAGACAAACTTGTCGGTAAACGGCTACGAAATAAGAAGGGGGAGAATCAAGTATTTAGACTCTGGAAAACCCTTGTTTACTATAACTAAAAGGGGTTTGAAGGAGGTAGACGTACCGGACGGAGCTGAAAAAGATAATTACTTAGGCTACAGTATACACGGATCCATGTTCTCTGAGGGGGGTAAAAAACTCCTTAGGGAAAAATTTGGTATAAAAATAAACACGAAAAGTTTCAAAGATACTGTAAAAGACGAGGTCGAAAAATTAACTATTATCATGGAAAAATACTTATATTTGGACGAAATAAGAGACATTTACTTAGGTAAGTAA
- a CDS encoding ATP-binding protein, translating to MFDPVKFIEEVKPQLEQIVDGKAIAAVSGGVDSTTAAALAYRILGDKVIPVMIDTGFLREREAEKVKSMVGNLMPLQVVDVSEKFISELEGISDAEEKRKKFRELFYNTLSELVKKYNAKYLIQGTIAADWVETQGGIKTQHNVLVQLGIDTERMWGFKVVEPLADLYKNEVRDLARYLGLPKEIYNRQPFPGPGLLVRIVGKVTKEKLELVRKATKVVEKYLDSMDYSQYFAVIFESTSSYEPEISKGVGCDVYTYTAKATGVKGDVRAYGRIAKVECNNKDYEKLRKVMEKITSYDITHVTVKVGEDNPEGKYTIGIRAVLTQDFMTAEFAKIDWEFLEKMESEISSLSKNIKEVVYDITTKPPATIEFE from the coding sequence CTGTTTGATCCCGTTAAGTTCATTGAGGAAGTAAAACCACAATTAGAACAGATAGTGGATGGAAAAGCTATAGCTGCGGTAAGCGGTGGAGTCGACAGTACCACTGCAGCAGCATTGGCCTATAGAATTCTTGGCGATAAGGTTATTCCCGTAATGATTGACACCGGATTCCTAAGAGAGAGAGAAGCGGAAAAAGTAAAGTCGATGGTAGGAAACCTTATGCCTTTACAAGTAGTTGACGTAAGCGAGAAGTTCATATCTGAGCTAGAAGGAATATCAGACGCTGAGGAGAAGAGAAAAAAATTTAGGGAGCTTTTCTATAATACATTATCAGAACTTGTTAAGAAGTATAATGCTAAATACCTAATCCAAGGTACCATTGCAGCCGACTGGGTGGAAACCCAAGGAGGGATAAAAACACAACACAACGTCCTAGTACAATTGGGTATAGATACTGAAAGGATGTGGGGATTTAAAGTAGTTGAACCTTTAGCTGACTTGTATAAAAATGAAGTAAGAGACCTAGCTAGGTATTTAGGGTTACCTAAGGAAATTTATAACAGACAACCGTTCCCCGGTCCAGGATTGCTAGTGAGAATAGTAGGTAAAGTTACGAAGGAAAAGCTAGAACTAGTGAGGAAGGCAACAAAGGTAGTAGAGAAGTACTTGGATAGCATGGATTACTCTCAATATTTTGCAGTTATTTTTGAATCGACTTCGAGTTACGAGCCTGAGATTTCTAAAGGAGTTGGTTGCGACGTATATACCTACACCGCTAAAGCTACCGGAGTAAAGGGAGATGTAAGGGCTTATGGGAGAATAGCCAAAGTTGAGTGTAATAATAAGGATTATGAAAAATTGAGAAAGGTTATGGAAAAAATTACCTCATACGATATAACTCACGTTACGGTAAAAGTAGGTGAGGATAACCCTGAGGGGAAGTACACTATAGGCATAAGGGCGGTTTTAACACAAGATTTTATGACTGCCGAATTTGCAAAAATTGACTGGGAGTTCCTCGAGAAAATGGAATCTGAGATCTCTTCACTCAGCAAGAATATAAAAGAAGTAGTTTATGACATAACTACTAAGCCTCCTGCTACGATAGAATTTGAATAA
- the htpX gene encoding zinc metalloprotease HtpX, with protein MIKELTKFRLGMITAVIGTLVLGFVLLFGILGYFLGFGELPYIITGALSVLTAITLLQWLFGPLLIKSFYKLREVTPSDPNYNWLYNIVQEVSIYNRMSIPKVYIADVPFPNAFAFSSPLYGKNVAITLPLLRILSPEEIKAVLGHELGHLKHRDTELLLAVGLIPTLLYWLGYSLWWSGILGGGNGRNNNGGSLFLVGIVMIAVSYLFNILVLFLNRMRESYADVNAALTIPQGAKNLQTALAKIVLYTDPRVLEKAKKTAGGSVGKMLFFSSLERPEISSSDVEELIQLWKTQKVSILSDIFSDHPHPAKRIKMLDKFIS; from the coding sequence ATGATAAAAGAGTTAACAAAGTTTAGATTAGGGATGATAACTGCAGTAATTGGTACATTAGTATTGGGTTTTGTATTGCTTTTTGGAATTTTAGGCTATTTCTTAGGATTTGGAGAACTTCCTTATATAATAACTGGAGCATTATCAGTTCTTACGGCCATCACATTATTACAGTGGCTTTTTGGCCCCCTTCTCATAAAATCGTTCTACAAATTGCGAGAGGTTACTCCATCAGACCCTAATTACAATTGGTTGTATAATATAGTGCAAGAGGTTTCTATCTACAATAGGATGTCAATTCCCAAAGTTTACATTGCAGATGTTCCTTTTCCGAATGCATTCGCGTTCAGCAGTCCACTTTACGGTAAGAATGTTGCAATTACTTTGCCATTACTTAGAATATTATCTCCTGAAGAAATTAAGGCTGTACTGGGGCACGAACTTGGTCATCTAAAGCATAGGGACACTGAGCTTTTACTTGCCGTAGGTCTGATACCAACGCTACTTTACTGGCTAGGTTACTCTCTTTGGTGGAGCGGAATTTTAGGAGGAGGAAATGGGAGGAATAATAATGGAGGTTCTCTATTCCTAGTAGGTATAGTAATGATCGCTGTGAGTTACCTTTTCAATATTCTAGTCCTTTTCCTGAATAGGATGAGAGAATCTTATGCTGATGTCAACGCAGCTTTAACAATTCCTCAAGGAGCTAAGAACCTTCAAACAGCATTGGCTAAAATTGTACTATATACTGACCCAAGAGTATTAGAAAAGGCTAAGAAAACAGCGGGAGGCAGTGTAGGTAAGATGCTATTCTTCTCTTCTTTGGAAAGACCTGAGATAAGCTCATCAGATGTAGAGGAATTAATACAGCTGTGGAAGACGCAGAAAGTAAGTATACTTAGTGATATATTCAGTGATCATCCTCATCCTGCAAAAAGGATTAAAATGCTAGACAAATTTATTAGCTAA